The Candidatus Caldatribacterium sp. genome includes the window TGGATGTGGTGACCACTGGGACTTTCGGCATCATGTGCTCTTCAGGAGCTTTCTTGAACATTGGCCACACAAAACCCCGGATGAAGATTCACGAGGTGTACCTTAACGGAGTTTTGGCCTATGCTGGCCTTGCGGCAGTGGACCTCTACATCGGGGCGACGCAACCGGCCAAAGACGATCCCCTCAATAAGGTCCATCCTGGAGAGTTCCGCTATGGAGGCGGCCATGTTATCCAAGACCTTGTGGCTGGAAAGGACATTCTCCTTGAGGCCTACGCCTATGGCACGGACTGCTACCCGAGGAAGAAGCTCGTCACCTGGATTAATCTTCGGGACCTCAACGAGGCGTACCTCTTCAATCCCAGGAACGCCTACCAGAACTACAATGTGGCCGTGAACCTCTCCGATAAGACCATCTACACCTATCTGGGAGTGCTCCTTCCAAAGATGGGGAATGCAGGGTACTCTTCGGCGGGGCAACTCTCGCCCCTCCTCAACGATCCTTTCTACCGGGTCATCGGTATAGGAACGAGGATTTTCCTTGGAGGAGGTATCGGATACGTCGCCTGGCAGGGAACCCAGCACAACCCGAGCGTGGAACGGACTGAACGGGGCATCCCCAAAGGTGGGGCAGGAACCCTGGCAGTCATCGGGGACCTCAAAGGTATGAGTCCTCAGTGGCTTTGGGGAGTGAGCATTCGAGGATACGGTTGTTCTTTGGCTCTTGGCCTTGGGGTTCCTATTCCCATCCTCGATGAGGAGACCCTCTACTACTGTTCGGTGAGCGATGAGGAAATCCTTGCACCGGTTGTGGACTACAGCCACGCCTATCCCTACGGTACGGGAGAAATTCTCGGCTACGTGAGCTATGCAGAGCTCCGGAGCGGAAAGATTCGGATAGGGGGTAAAGAAGTCCCCACGTCCCCGATGTCAAGCTACAGCAAGGCTCGGGAGGTAGCCCTCACCTTGAAGAGGTGGATTCAAGAAGGGAAATTCACCTTGACAAAGCCTGTGGCACAGCTTCCGGGGGTAGAGTCTGGAGTGCGGTTCAAGAACCTTGTGGAGCGGCCTGTTGAGGCCAGTGTGATCGTTGGGAGGTAAAGGCTATGAATGGGAATGGAAAGAAAGTCGTTCTCCGGTTTCCCCAAGAAGTGGCGGACCGTCCCATTGTGTGCGAGCTTGCCCTGCACTTTGGATTACAGTTCAACATTCTGCGAGCCTCCATATCGCCGCATCGAGAGGGCATTATGGTAATGGAAGTCATTGGGAATCGGGAAAAGCAGAAGGAGGGCCTTGAGTTCTTGAAGAGCCGAGGAGTCCTCGTTGAACCCCTGAGTCAAGACATCCGCATGGTGGAGGAGCGGTGTTATCACTGTGGAACCTGTGTGGGACTCTGCCCCACCGGGGCACTCTCTATGGAGCGACCCTCTTTCCTTGTGCGGTACGATCCAGCAAAGTGCATTGCCTGTGAACTCTGTGTTCTTGCCTGTCCTACTCATGCCATGGAGGCCCTGATTTGAGTGCGCCAGTACGTTGAACGATGGTATCGAAGGTATATGCGGGCTGATGACCTCGTGCCCTTCTCGGTGAGGGTGAAAGAGAGCGATCTCTTCATCCTTGCCGAGAGGGATTTGAAGGAGAGGGCAGAGGCCCGTCTTGTGAAAGAGCGCAGGAATCTTGAGGCGTACATTCGATACGATCCTCGCTTTGCGGCATCTCTCGTCCCCGTTTCTGTTCCTTCTTTTGCTCCGCCGATATGTCAACGTATGAGCTGGGCGGCACGGGAAGCCCAAGTGGGTCCGATGGCAGCGGTGGCTGGGGCTATCAATGAAGCCGTTGCTGAAGAACTTCTTCCCTTAAGTTCTGAGCTCATCATTGAAAATGGTGGAGATATTCTTGTTGTTTCTTCGCGGGAACGAGTTGTGGCCATCTATGCAGGGGAAGATTCGCCCTTCAGCTTCAGGGTTGGTATTCGGCTTCCTGGAGGGAAGGTCTGGGGAGTGGCCACGTCTTCAGGGAAGGTTGGTCCTTCTCTGAGTTTTGGCTGCGCAGATGCAGTCGTGGTTGTATCAAGCTCGGCGGCGCTTGCCGATGCGTGGGCAACGAGTCTTGCAAACCGTGTTCGAAGACGAGAGGATGTCGCTTCGGTTTTGCGTTTTGCTCGTCGTATCCCTTCCCTCGAGGGAGTGGTGGTTATCTTCGAAGACCTTCTGGGAGTTGAGGGGAAAATCGAGCTTGAGAAGCTTGTCTAACCCCTTTTCTGCTACAATAGATAGTAAGAAAGGCAGAAAAGGGGGTTAGAAGTGGTATTCCTTCTTCTTGCAGTACTTGCACTCGTGGCGCTGTATCTTTCTCGTATTGAAGTTCGGGACATCTTTTCTCCTGAACTTCGAAGGCTTGTGCTCCTTGCCTTCACCCATCTCCGGGAAAAGCGCTTTGCAGAGGCTGTTCAGGCGTACAATGTCCTTCTTGAGCTCAAACCCGATTACCCCGAGGGTTATGTGAACCGGGGGAATGCCTACTTTGCCCTCGGTGAAGTAGAGAAGGCTATTGCTGACTATTCAAAAGCCATTGATTTGCGGCCCAATTTTGCCGAAGCCTATAACAACCAGGGAAATGCTTACCTTTCCCAGGGACGGATTGAAGAGGCCCTCCGAGATCTCTCGAAGGCTTGTGAGTTAAATCCTCATCTTGCCGAAGCCTTCTTCAATCGAGCTATGGCGTTTTCTGAGGCGGGAAAACCTGAGGAAGCCCTGGAAGATCTCTCAAAATGCCTTCTCCTTAACCCTTCTGATTCTGAGGCTTTGTACCGTCGAGCCCTCCTCGTTCTGCGTTACAAAGGATTTGACACAACAGTTCCTCAGGATATCTCTAAGGCCTTGGTCTTAAAGCCTACGGATCCGAGGCTCTACATGCTCCGGGGGACGTATTTTTTCCAGAGAGGGGAACACGAGAAAGCACTTGAGGATTTCTCAAAGGTCATCACCCTGCAGCGAAGCAATGTACAAGCCCACTACCTGAAAGGCTTGGTCTTGCTCGAGCTTGGACGATGTGAGGAAGCCATAGGAAGCCAAAGCGATGCCATAGCCATTGATCCTACCTTTTTCAGGGCGTACTTTGCGCGGGGTTTGTGCTTGTACAGGAAGGGCGATTACGAGAGGGCTCTTGAGGATTTCTCAGCAGTGCTTCTTCTTCGTCCTGATTTTTTCCGAGGATATCTCTTTCGAGCGCTCACCTATAAAGCCCTGGGGCGGTATGAAGAAGCCGAAAAGGACTTGAGGTATCTTGAAGAGCAGGGTTTCCCCTGGAAGAACTCCCTTAGGGAGGACGGGGTAGAAGGGGAGTATCTTGGAGAGGACGTAGGGGTTTTCGAATTCTTAGGAAGCGAGGCCCCTGTGGTGGCGCATGGAGGAACCACGTGAGGGATGCTGCCGAATCTGTGGAGTAAAATCCTTCCTTGTTGCCGATACACTTGGTCTTTGCCGACGCTGCATTGTTGAGAATTTCTCGCAAGCCCTTCCCCACATCGAGAAGGTTCATGCCAAAATCCGTAAGTCCTTTGGCCTTCCGTACCCTGCCCATGGAGGTTCTCCTCTGTGCTCAATCTGTGTCCATGCCTGTGGAGGAGAAACCATAAGCTTCTGTGGGCTTCTTGAGGGAGGAAGGCGCTGGGCAGGGACAGCAGAAAAAGGCCTTCTTGAGTGGTACTACGACGATCTCCCGACAAACTGTGTGGCCACGCCCTTTTGTCCGGAGAGGAAGCATTTCGGGTACCAGAACCTTGCCGTTTTCTACGCAGGTTGCTCTTTTAACTGTCTTTTCTGCCAGAACTGGCACTTTCATACCCTCCTTGCGGAACGGAAACCCCTTGTGAGTGTGGAAGAACTCCTTAAGGCGGTCCATCCAAGGGTCGCCTGTGTGTGTTTTTTTGGAGGGGATCCTGGACCTCAAGTAGCCCATGCCCTTGCTTTTGCCCGAAGAGTTCTGGGGAGGCTGCGCATTTGCTGGGAAACCAACGGAGCTGTGCACCCCGAGATTATTCGGATCATGTACAAGTTCTCCTGCGAGAGTGGAGGAATTCTCAAGGTGGATGTAAAGGCTTTTGACGAGCGGATTCACCTTGCCCTCACCGGGGTTTCCAACCGAAGAACGCTTGAAAACTTCCTGTGGCTTGCTCAGGAGAGCAAGAAGTACGATAGACCCACTGTTGTGGCGAGCACTCTCCTTGTCCCCGGCTACGTAACTGGGGAAGAAGTCGAGAGGATTGCCACCTTTATTGCCCGTGTGAATCCAGATATCCCCTATGTCCTTTTAGGATTTGCTCCGAATTTCTTTTTTGATAATCTCCCGACAACTTCGGTCAACCACGCTGAAGAGGCACTGGAAAGATGCAAGAGAGCAGGTCTCCGAAATGTTTCCATAG containing:
- a CDS encoding 4Fe-4S binding protein, yielding MNGNGKKVVLRFPQEVADRPIVCELALHFGLQFNILRASISPHREGIMVMEVIGNREKQKEGLEFLKSRGVLVEPLSQDIRMVEERCYHCGTCVGLCPTGALSMERPSFLVRYDPAKCIACELCVLACPTHAMEALI
- a CDS encoding tetratricopeptide repeat protein produces the protein MVFLLLAVLALVALYLSRIEVRDIFSPELRRLVLLAFTHLREKRFAEAVQAYNVLLELKPDYPEGYVNRGNAYFALGEVEKAIADYSKAIDLRPNFAEAYNNQGNAYLSQGRIEEALRDLSKACELNPHLAEAFFNRAMAFSEAGKPEEALEDLSKCLLLNPSDSEALYRRALLVLRYKGFDTTVPQDISKALVLKPTDPRLYMLRGTYFFQRGEHEKALEDFSKVITLQRSNVQAHYLKGLVLLELGRCEEAIGSQSDAIAIDPTFFRAYFARGLCLYRKGDYERALEDFSAVLLLRPDFFRGYLFRALTYKALGRYEEAEKDLRYLEEQGFPWKNSLREDGVEGEYLGEDVGVFEFLGSEAPVVAHGGTT
- a CDS encoding homocysteine biosynthesis protein, which encodes MGSLLRTYEEINEKIQKGQVVVVTAEEVIDLVREKGVERVAREVDVVTTGTFGIMCSSGAFLNIGHTKPRMKIHEVYLNGVLAYAGLAAVDLYIGATQPAKDDPLNKVHPGEFRYGGGHVIQDLVAGKDILLEAYAYGTDCYPRKKLVTWINLRDLNEAYLFNPRNAYQNYNVAVNLSDKTIYTYLGVLLPKMGNAGYSSAGQLSPLLNDPFYRVIGIGTRIFLGGGIGYVAWQGTQHNPSVERTERGIPKGGAGTLAVIGDLKGMSPQWLWGVSIRGYGCSLALGLGVPIPILDEETLYYCSVSDEEILAPVVDYSHAYPYGTGEILGYVSYAELRSGKIRIGGKEVPTSPMSSYSKAREVALTLKRWIQEGKFTLTKPVAQLPGVESGVRFKNLVERPVEASVIVGR
- a CDS encoding UPF0280 family protein; translated protein: MRQYVERWYRRYMRADDLVPFSVRVKESDLFILAERDLKERAEARLVKERRNLEAYIRYDPRFAASLVPVSVPSFAPPICQRMSWAAREAQVGPMAAVAGAINEAVAEELLPLSSELIIENGGDILVVSSRERVVAIYAGEDSPFSFRVGIRLPGGKVWGVATSSGKVGPSLSFGCADAVVVVSSSAALADAWATSLANRVRRREDVASVLRFARRIPSLEGVVVIFEDLLGVEGKIELEKLV
- a CDS encoding radical SAM protein, which translates into the protein MEEPREGCCRICGVKSFLVADTLGLCRRCIVENFSQALPHIEKVHAKIRKSFGLPYPAHGGSPLCSICVHACGGETISFCGLLEGGRRWAGTAEKGLLEWYYDDLPTNCVATPFCPERKHFGYQNLAVFYAGCSFNCLFCQNWHFHTLLAERKPLVSVEELLKAVHPRVACVCFFGGDPGPQVAHALAFARRVLGRLRICWETNGAVHPEIIRIMYKFSCESGGILKVDVKAFDERIHLALTGVSNRRTLENFLWLAQESKKYDRPTVVASTLLVPGYVTGEEVERIATFIARVNPDIPYVLLGFAPNFFFDNLPTTSVNHAEEALERCKRAGLRNVSIGNRFLLSWWY